One window of the Chitinophaga niabensis genome contains the following:
- a CDS encoding diadenylate cyclase codes for MKDVYQFYGFEFRWLNVVDLLVVIFLVIQLYRLLKGSLAFNIFIGLLMVYAAYFLVRSLQMPILTNILQNFINVGLIAIIIIFQPEIRKFLLVLGKKTPLSKDSFFTKLFLPDRFKSYKEEELMINEIITAVGHMMATQTGALIVIATTYRVKFDTASSIAIDGNISAKLIESIFEKNSPLHDGALIIVGNKILAAKVILPVSENPNLPTRIGMRHRSAVGITEHSDNLALIVSEERGTVSYAKDGQLVQNVSLEELKVKMYEVLVDGY; via the coding sequence ATGAAGGATGTATATCAATTTTATGGATTTGAGTTTCGTTGGCTGAATGTTGTAGACCTGCTCGTTGTAATTTTCCTGGTGATCCAGCTTTACCGCTTGCTGAAAGGCAGCCTTGCTTTTAATATTTTCATTGGGCTGCTGATGGTGTATGCTGCGTACTTTCTGGTACGTTCCCTGCAAATGCCCATCCTCACCAATATCCTGCAGAATTTTATCAACGTAGGATTGATCGCTATCATTATCATCTTCCAGCCGGAGATCAGGAAGTTCCTCCTGGTACTGGGTAAAAAAACGCCACTCAGTAAGGATAGTTTCTTTACAAAACTCTTCCTGCCAGACCGTTTTAAAAGTTATAAAGAAGAAGAACTGATGATCAACGAGATCATCACGGCAGTGGGCCATATGATGGCAACACAAACAGGTGCGCTGATCGTAATTGCCACTACCTATCGTGTGAAGTTTGATACCGCCTCCAGTATTGCGATAGATGGTAATATCAGTGCCAAGCTCATAGAAAGTATCTTCGAAAAGAACAGTCCTTTGCACGATGGCGCACTGATCATTGTAGGTAATAAAATACTGGCTGCAAAAGTGATCCTGCCCGTATCGGAGAATCCCAACCTGCCCACACGCATTGGTATGCGTCACCGTTCAGCAGTTGGGATCACAGAGCACAGTGATAACCTGGCGCTGATCGTTTCTGAAGAAAGAGGTACCGTATCTTATGCCAAAGATGGCCAGCTGGTACAGAATGTTTCGCTGGAAGAATTGAAGGTGAAGATGTATGAAGTGCTGGTAGATGGATATTAA
- a CDS encoding YraN family protein has translation MAYHHEVGKKGELLAASHLRQKKYEVLHTNWTYGKLELDIVARYQDVLVFVEVKTRSTQYFGMPEEAVHANKAQLIRRAADKYMQQYNLQPNEIRFDIIAVTVNEEIMHFEDAF, from the coding sequence ATGGCTTATCATCACGAAGTAGGGAAAAAGGGTGAATTGCTTGCCGCCAGTCATCTTCGTCAAAAGAAATACGAAGTGCTCCATACCAACTGGACGTACGGGAAACTTGAGCTGGATATTGTTGCCCGTTACCAGGATGTATTAGTATTTGTAGAAGTGAAAACCCGGAGCACACAATATTTTGGTATGCCGGAGGAAGCAGTGCATGCGAACAAAGCGCAGTTGATCAGAAGAGCGGCAGATAAATACATGCAGCAATATAACCTGCAACCGAATGAAATACGTTTTGATATTATTGCTGTAACTGTTAATGAGGAGATCATGCATTTTGAAGATGCTTTCTAG
- the manA gene encoding mannose-6-phosphate isomerase, class I, protein MSNRKLFYLNGKVQHYAWGGFTYIPQLLGLPASEQPSAEYWMGAHQSAPSTLQASSGPLLLNAYIAENPAEVLGTKAAERFGELPYLFKILDVKDMLSIQVHPTKAEAEKGFAAENEAGIPLTASNRNYKDANHKPEIMVALSDFWLLHGFLPEPQLKKVLQTVPELQSFAPVFETEGYKGLYKAVMELPQEEINTLLRPLAERVLPSYAAGTLEKSDPAFWTARAISNDPEGLNRLDRGIFSIYFFNIVNAKPGDAVFQDAGIPHAYLEGQNAELMANSDNVLRGGLTPKHIDVEELLKHTRFEAVQPNILKGESIHNGQERIYPTPAPDFVISQISLKPGEVYQHTAAAPETWIVLNGEGVVKGSAELPLKKGTSVFAAIGESYTLTATTELSVFKASIP, encoded by the coding sequence ATGAGCAACCGGAAATTATTTTACCTGAATGGCAAGGTACAACATTATGCCTGGGGAGGTTTCACCTACATCCCGCAACTACTGGGACTGCCGGCATCTGAGCAACCCAGCGCGGAATACTGGATGGGAGCACATCAGAGTGCACCGTCTACCTTACAGGCCTCATCCGGCCCTTTGTTATTAAATGCCTATATAGCAGAAAACCCTGCTGAGGTATTGGGCACAAAAGCTGCTGAACGTTTCGGCGAACTGCCTTACCTGTTCAAGATCCTGGATGTGAAGGACATGCTCTCTATCCAGGTGCATCCTACCAAAGCAGAAGCAGAAAAAGGATTTGCTGCTGAAAATGAAGCGGGTATTCCCCTCACGGCATCCAACCGCAACTATAAAGATGCCAATCACAAACCGGAGATCATGGTAGCCCTCAGCGATTTCTGGCTGCTGCATGGTTTTCTGCCGGAACCACAACTGAAAAAAGTACTGCAGACGGTACCTGAACTGCAGTCGTTCGCCCCGGTCTTTGAAACAGAAGGATACAAAGGTTTATATAAAGCAGTAATGGAACTGCCACAGGAAGAGATCAATACCCTCCTCCGCCCGCTGGCAGAAAGGGTACTCCCCTCCTATGCCGCAGGTACCCTGGAAAAAAGCGATCCCGCTTTCTGGACGGCCCGCGCCATTTCAAATGATCCGGAAGGCCTGAACCGTCTGGACCGTGGCATCTTTTCCATCTACTTCTTCAACATCGTGAACGCCAAACCCGGAGACGCCGTATTCCAGGATGCCGGCATTCCCCATGCTTACCTGGAAGGTCAGAATGCGGAGCTGATGGCCAATTCAGACAATGTGTTACGTGGCGGGCTTACTCCCAAACATATTGATGTGGAAGAACTGCTAAAACATACCCGTTTTGAAGCAGTACAACCCAATATCCTCAAAGGAGAATCCATCCATAATGGCCAGGAACGCATCTATCCTACCCCTGCACCGGATTTTGTGATCAGCCAGATCAGCCTTAAACCCGGTGAAGTATATCAACATACCGCCGCCGCTCCTGAAACATGGATCGTATTAAACGGGGAAGGCGTGGTAAAAGGCTCTGCAGAACTGCCCCTGAAAAAAGGCACTTCTGTATTTGCTGCCATCGGGGAAAGTTACACCCTCACGGCCACGACTGAATTAAGCGTGTTTAAAGCATCTATTCCTTAA
- a CDS encoding DUF6580 family putative transport protein has protein sequence MKKETTSKVLLIAGLIFLTILGRLFTNYMQIYNFTAVGAGALFAGVVFKDKRYAYLVPLVALLLSDVFFELFTEIQGFYGSGEQLFVYGAFILTTFIGTRIKKAKPGNILLASIGAGVLFFLLSNLGTFIFRDTYPHTFSGLMTCYLSAIPFYKNSLFGSFALNTIMGNVFYSGILFGAYALLKPVFVKQHEQQQLA, from the coding sequence ATGAAGAAAGAAACTACATCTAAAGTACTCCTGATCGCAGGCCTTATTTTTCTGACCATCCTCGGACGGTTGTTTACCAATTACATGCAGATCTACAACTTCACTGCTGTAGGCGCAGGTGCATTGTTTGCAGGAGTTGTGTTCAAAGATAAACGTTATGCTTACCTCGTTCCACTGGTAGCTCTCCTCCTGAGTGATGTGTTCTTTGAACTGTTCACAGAGATCCAGGGTTTCTATGGCAGCGGAGAACAGCTCTTTGTTTATGGCGCTTTCATACTCACCACCTTTATTGGTACCCGTATTAAGAAAGCCAAACCCGGTAATATCCTGCTCGCATCTATTGGTGCGGGTGTGCTGTTTTTCCTCTTATCCAACCTGGGCACATTCATTTTCAGGGACACGTATCCGCATACCTTCAGCGGCCTGATGACCTGCTACCTTTCTGCCATTCCTTTCTACAAGAATAGCCTGTTCGGTAGCTTTGCCCTGAATACCATAATGGGGAATGTGTTTTACAGCGGGATCCTTTTTGGAGCTTATGCTTTACTGAAACCAGTGTTCGTAAAACAGCATGAGCAACAACAATTAGCGTAA
- a CDS encoding diphthine--ammonia ligase, producing MTNITWLQKRSVLLHGWMAESFHFFSNSDGRHNRIAERSHFFSNYMTNIICSWSGGKDSCFALMQAVQQGYRPVALLNVMNENGQISRSHGLPSSILQQQAAAAGLPLTTIASSWQDYEANFVTQLKDLKQEYAASAAVFGDIDLQAHRDWEEKVCAAAGLEALLPLWQLERKLLVYRMLQEGIRCMIVSCNTHLGESFLGRILDDVLIAELEEKGVDVCGENGEFHTVVVDCPLFAVPVQLPGFTKVRHEEYWFLQWEIKHT from the coding sequence ATGACGAACATAACCTGGCTGCAGAAGAGAAGTGTTCTTTTGCATGGCTGGATGGCAGAAAGTTTCCATTTCTTCTCAAATTCAGATGGCCGGCATAACCGGATCGCAGAACGTTCCCATTTCTTCTCAAATTACATGACTAATATTATTTGCTCCTGGAGCGGCGGTAAAGATAGCTGTTTCGCACTCATGCAGGCTGTGCAACAGGGTTACCGTCCGGTTGCACTCCTGAATGTGATGAATGAAAACGGCCAGATCTCCCGGTCCCATGGCCTCCCTTCCTCCATCCTTCAACAACAGGCTGCCGCAGCCGGTTTGCCGCTTACTACCATTGCCAGCAGCTGGCAGGATTACGAAGCCAACTTTGTTACACAGTTAAAAGACTTAAAGCAGGAGTATGCTGCTTCCGCTGCCGTGTTTGGAGATATTGATCTGCAGGCGCACCGGGACTGGGAGGAAAAGGTATGTGCTGCTGCCGGGCTGGAAGCCCTTTTACCTTTGTGGCAACTGGAACGTAAATTGCTGGTATACCGCATGTTGCAGGAAGGGATCCGGTGTATGATCGTATCCTGTAATACCCATCTGGGGGAAAGTTTCCTGGGCCGGATCCTGGATGATGTGCTGATAGCGGAACTGGAGGAGAAAGGCGTGGATGTATGCGGGGAGAACGGGGAGTTCCATACTGTAGTAGTGGATTGCCCTTTGTTTGCCGTGCCGGTGCAGTTGCCCGGGTTTACGAAGGTGAGGCATGAGGAATACTGGTTCCTTCAATGGGAGATAAAGCATACATAA
- the lepA gene encoding translation elongation factor 4: protein MKNIRNFCIIAHIDHGKSTLADRLLQFTNTISDRDMQAQVLDDMDLEREKGITIKSHAIQMKYTAKNGEQIIFNLIDTPGHVDFSYEVSRALAACEGALLLVDAAQGIQAQTISNLYLALENDLEIIPVINKIDMEGAMIEEVKDQIIELIGVKPEDILLASGKSGIGIEEILEAIVHRIPAPKGEQEAPLQALIFDSVFNSFRGIIAYFRIFNGSIRKGDKIRFVNTGMEYEAAEVGILGLGLLPRDTVNCGDVGYIITGIKNAKEVKVGDTITLANNPSETAIDGFEEVKPMVFAGIFPVVTEDFEELRDCMDKLQLNDASLTYELETSQALGFGFRCGFLGMLHMEIIQERLEREFNQTVITTVPNVGFIAYDTKEKVIIVNNPAEMPDPTKLERIEEPFIRAQIITKPDYIGNIMTLCLGKRGILVNQSYLTTTRVELIFELPLTEIVFDFYDKLKSQTRGYASFDYNPIGFRDSDIVKMDILLNGEKVDALSALIHRSRAHDFGRKLCEKLKELLPRQQFMIAIQAAIGAKIVARETISAMRKDVTAKCYGGDISRKRKLLEKQKEGKKRMRQIGNVEVPQEAFLAVLKLDD, encoded by the coding sequence ATGAAGAATATCCGGAATTTTTGCATTATTGCACATATTGACCACGGTAAGAGCACGCTGGCGGACCGTTTATTACAATTTACCAATACCATTTCCGATCGCGACATGCAGGCGCAGGTGTTGGATGATATGGACCTCGAAAGGGAGAAAGGTATCACCATCAAGAGCCATGCTATTCAAATGAAATATACCGCCAAAAATGGCGAACAGATCATATTTAACCTGATCGATACCCCCGGCCACGTGGATTTCTCCTATGAGGTTTCCCGCGCGCTCGCGGCCTGTGAAGGTGCGCTGCTGCTGGTAGATGCTGCACAGGGTATCCAGGCACAAACAATTTCCAACCTGTACCTGGCCCTCGAAAACGACCTGGAGATCATTCCCGTGATCAACAAGATCGATATGGAAGGTGCCATGATTGAGGAAGTAAAAGACCAGATCATTGAACTGATCGGGGTGAAACCAGAAGATATCCTGCTGGCTTCCGGTAAGTCCGGCATAGGCATTGAAGAGATCCTGGAGGCTATTGTACATCGTATTCCGGCTCCTAAAGGAGAACAGGAAGCACCATTGCAAGCCCTGATCTTTGACAGTGTATTCAATTCTTTCAGAGGTATCATTGCGTATTTCCGCATTTTCAACGGCAGTATTAGAAAAGGTGATAAGATCCGGTTCGTGAACACGGGCATGGAATATGAAGCGGCAGAAGTAGGGATCCTTGGCCTGGGGCTGCTCCCCAGGGATACGGTGAACTGCGGGGATGTGGGATACATTATTACCGGTATCAAAAACGCCAAAGAAGTAAAAGTAGGGGATACCATTACCCTGGCTAACAATCCCTCCGAGACTGCCATTGATGGTTTTGAAGAGGTGAAGCCGATGGTATTTGCCGGTATTTTCCCTGTAGTAACAGAAGATTTCGAGGAGTTGCGGGATTGTATGGACAAACTCCAGCTGAACGATGCTTCCCTTACTTACGAGCTGGAAACTTCACAGGCACTTGGTTTTGGTTTCCGTTGCGGATTCCTTGGCATGCTGCACATGGAGATCATCCAGGAACGTTTAGAACGTGAATTCAATCAAACCGTTATCACAACGGTTCCGAACGTGGGCTTCATTGCATACGATACAAAGGAAAAGGTGATCATTGTGAACAACCCTGCGGAAATGCCGGACCCCACTAAGCTGGAACGCATTGAGGAACCGTTCATCCGCGCACAGATCATCACCAAACCTGATTACATCGGTAATATCATGACGCTTTGCCTGGGTAAAAGAGGTATCCTGGTGAACCAGAGCTATCTCACTACCACACGCGTAGAGCTGATCTTTGAATTGCCGCTCACAGAGATCGTTTTTGACTTCTATGATAAACTGAAGAGCCAGACCCGCGGTTATGCTTCTTTCGATTATAACCCTATCGGCTTCCGCGACAGTGATATCGTTAAAATGGATATCCTGCTGAACGGTGAGAAGGTGGATGCCCTCAGCGCATTGATCCATCGCAGCCGTGCACATGATTTTGGCCGCAAACTCTGCGAAAAGCTGAAAGAACTGTTGCCACGCCAGCAATTCATGATTGCCATCCAGGCAGCTATCGGCGCTAAGATCGTAGCCCGTGAAACCATCAGCGCTATGCGGAAAGACGTTACTGCCAAATGTTATGGTGGTGATATTTCCCGTAAGCGTAAACTGCTGGAAAAGCAGAAAGAGGGTAAGAAACGGATGCGTCAGATCGGTAACGTAGAGGTGCCGCAGGAAGCGTTCCTCGCTGTGTTGAAACTGGATGATTAG
- a CDS encoding acyl-CoA-binding protein, which translates to MALQQLFEEAVATSKTLDTKPDNDILLQLYSLYKQSTEGDINIEPPANMFDFVGKAKFDAWTNLKGKSKEDAMQDYINLVNKLKG; encoded by the coding sequence ATGGCACTGCAACAATTATTTGAGGAGGCGGTAGCAACCAGCAAAACACTGGACACCAAACCGGATAACGACATCCTGCTGCAATTGTATTCTTTATACAAACAATCCACAGAAGGAGATATTAACATTGAGCCGCCTGCCAATATGTTCGATTTTGTTGGAAAAGCCAAGTTTGATGCATGGACCAATCTGAAAGGAAAAAGCAAGGAAGACGCTATGCAGGACTACATCAACCTCGTGAATAAGTTGAAAGGATGA
- the rocD gene encoding ornithine--oxo-acid transaminase — protein MVPNYTISEKTQHFLGLEEQYGAHNYHPLPVVLTRGEGVFVWDVDGKRYYDFLSGYSAVNQGHCHPKIVAALVEQASKLTLTSRAFYSDLLGEYTQYITRYFGYDKVLPMNTGVEAVETALKLCRKWGYMVKGIPENKAKIIVCADNFHGRTLNVVSFSTDPVARKNFGPYMPGYEVIPYNNLPALEKALQDPDVAGFMVEPIQGEAGVKVPDQGYLSNARQYCSDAGVLFIADEIQTGLARTGKMLACDHENVRPDILILGKALSGGMLPVSAVLADDEIMLTIKPGEHGSTYGGNPLACKVAMTALEVLRTEQMAENAVKMGELLRKGITDIQSPHISIVRGKGLLNAIIINHPHEDAAWELCLALKENGLLAKPTHGDKIRFAPPLVINATQISDCVSIIKKSLETLD, from the coding sequence ATGGTACCCAATTATACGATCAGCGAAAAGACGCAACATTTCCTCGGACTTGAAGAACAATACGGCGCGCACAATTACCATCCCTTACCGGTAGTGCTTACCCGTGGCGAAGGAGTATTTGTTTGGGATGTGGACGGTAAACGTTATTACGATTTCTTATCAGGATATTCCGCCGTAAACCAGGGTCATTGCCACCCTAAGATTGTAGCGGCACTGGTGGAACAGGCCAGTAAACTCACCCTCACTTCCCGCGCTTTTTACAGTGATCTGCTGGGAGAATACACACAGTACATCACACGTTATTTTGGGTACGATAAGGTATTACCAATGAATACCGGCGTGGAAGCCGTTGAAACCGCCCTGAAGCTTTGCCGCAAATGGGGTTACATGGTAAAAGGCATCCCGGAGAACAAAGCAAAGATCATCGTTTGCGCAGACAATTTCCATGGCCGCACATTGAACGTAGTGTCCTTCAGCACCGATCCTGTAGCCCGCAAAAACTTCGGCCCCTACATGCCCGGTTATGAAGTGATCCCCTACAACAACCTGCCCGCTTTGGAAAAAGCCCTGCAGGACCCTGATGTGGCTGGTTTTATGGTAGAACCCATCCAGGGCGAAGCCGGCGTAAAAGTACCTGACCAGGGATATTTATCCAACGCACGGCAATATTGCAGCGATGCAGGCGTATTATTTATAGCAGATGAAATTCAGACAGGATTGGCCCGCACGGGAAAGATGCTGGCCTGCGATCATGAAAATGTTCGTCCTGATATACTGATCCTCGGTAAAGCCCTTTCCGGCGGCATGTTACCTGTATCCGCAGTACTGGCTGATGATGAGATCATGCTCACCATCAAACCAGGCGAACATGGTTCCACCTACGGCGGAAATCCTTTAGCCTGTAAAGTGGCCATGACGGCACTGGAAGTATTACGTACAGAACAGATGGCAGAGAACGCTGTGAAGATGGGTGAATTATTAAGGAAAGGAATTACAGACATTCAATCTCCGCATATCAGTATCGTTAGGGGAAAAGGTCTCCTGAATGCCATCATCATCAATCATCCGCATGAGGATGCTGCCTGGGAGCTATGCCTGGCACTGAAAGAGAACGGGCTGCTGGCCAAGCC